The stretch of DNA TACAGCATTTGCAATTCTGAACCAAAAGATGGGAATGCTCGAGTCTTGTTTGTGAATCGGTGTATCCTTGATTCATTCCAGTCGCGTGTGGAATTGTCAGGTTCAATAataatataatatatacacggctacttcttcttgccaaacttggcctcgttcttgagctcctccaggaaTATGGACAGGAAGCTCTTTTTGTGGGTTAGTTTTTCAAAGGCCTTTTCGCCTTCTCGGAGGAGGGGATCATGGGAGACTATGTTAGTAATTTGGCGGGGGGCGGGGCAGGTCAGTCATTGACTGGATGAGCCGTAGCAGTGGGCGGGAGACATAACAGCGAGGAGCGAGAGGCTTTAGAGATGACAGCAAGACTAGTCAGTGACTGTAGTTGTGTCTTTCCTTTGACTGACAATCAGTGAGGAGTGTGTTCAAAGGTGTAATAGTGAAAGGTGCAGTGATACTACTGTAGAGGCATAGAGACAGAGAAATACGCTTGTTGAAACAGGCATTTTCTTTTCTGACCTCCTGTCTTGAACAAGAGCATCACGGCGTTTGTGGGTCGGTGCGAAGATCAGTTCACAGCCAAAGACATGCCTTTGATTGAAGTCACGATTCAACAGACAAATGtggtcttctccatccCAGATACTTTTGTTAAAACTATTGTATCCTGCACATGATCTCAGT from Yarrowia lipolytica chromosome 1D, complete sequence encodes:
- a CDS encoding uncharacterized protein (Compare to YALI0D05676g, similar to Saccharomyces cerevisiae YNL211C; ancestral locus Anc_2.36,gnl|GLV|YALI0D05676g [Yarrowia lipolytica] similar to uniprot|P53869 Saccharomyces cerevisiae YNL211c Hypothetical 10.6 kDa protein in PEX17-MER1 intergenic region) — translated: MSPRNLHEFLVGKLLESKNFHKFVRSIHARINGHKPTDYGDQISHDPLLREGEKAFEKLTHKKSFLSIFLEELKNEAKFGKKK